In Endozoicomonas sp. GU-1, one DNA window encodes the following:
- the uvrC gene encoding excinuclease ABC subunit UvrC — translation MTGSEESKKFDHKSFLEKVSSRPGVYDMRDHSGKTLYIGKAKNLKNRLSSYFRATGLTTKTMALVSKIADIQLTITHTETEALLLEQNLIKDRKPPYNILLRDDKSYPYIYISGDDDFPRMDSCRGRKRQKGQYFGPYPSSGAVRESLHLLQKIFKIRQCTDIYFNNRTRPCLQYQINRCKAPCVGLVSKEEYQQDLEDTRQFLDGKNQQLIRSLIKRMEDAAESLDFEEAAATRDKINHLRAVQEQQTVTKSAGDIDVIGFAQMGGNTCFDVLFVRSGRLLGHKYYFPDFKLEAERSDYLEDFMAQFYVRLFASRDFPEEIVVPFELTGADTIEDAIQAVSGKKIKIKDKVRSERHDWLGLANKNAQQNLESHLASKSHLNQRYAQLKGLLDIEQPILRMECFDISHTMGEATVASCVVFGPEGPVFSEYRRYNITGIEPGDDYAAMAMALDKRYQKLAEADAAEGAGRILSLLTGVRGS, via the coding sequence ATGACAGGTAGTGAAGAAAGCAAAAAGTTTGATCACAAATCATTTCTGGAAAAGGTGTCGAGCCGTCCGGGGGTCTATGATATGCGTGATCACAGTGGCAAAACACTCTATATCGGTAAAGCGAAAAATCTTAAAAATCGTCTCTCAAGCTACTTCCGGGCAACGGGTCTTACCACCAAAACCATGGCTTTGGTAAGCAAGATTGCTGATATTCAACTGACGATTACCCACACTGAAACTGAGGCGCTGCTGCTTGAGCAAAACCTGATAAAAGACAGAAAGCCACCCTACAACATTTTGCTGAGGGACGACAAGTCATACCCCTACATCTATATCTCCGGTGATGATGATTTCCCCAGGATGGACTCCTGTCGTGGACGTAAACGACAGAAAGGCCAGTATTTTGGGCCTTACCCCAGTAGCGGAGCGGTTCGGGAAAGCCTGCACCTGCTGCAGAAGATTTTTAAGATACGTCAGTGCACTGACATCTATTTCAACAATAGAACCCGGCCCTGTCTGCAATATCAAATCAACCGTTGCAAGGCCCCCTGTGTTGGTCTGGTCTCAAAAGAAGAGTACCAGCAGGATCTTGAGGATACCCGGCAATTCCTGGATGGCAAAAACCAGCAGTTAATCCGTTCGCTGATAAAGCGCATGGAAGATGCTGCGGAATCCCTGGATTTTGAAGAGGCGGCGGCAACCCGGGATAAAATCAACCACCTCCGGGCTGTTCAGGAACAGCAGACGGTGACCAAGTCGGCCGGCGATATCGATGTGATCGGGTTTGCCCAAATGGGTGGCAATACCTGTTTTGACGTGCTCTTTGTTCGTTCTGGCAGGTTGCTTGGTCATAAATATTACTTTCCTGATTTTAAGCTGGAAGCTGAACGGTCTGATTACCTGGAAGATTTTATGGCCCAGTTCTATGTAAGGCTGTTTGCCAGTCGTGATTTTCCTGAGGAGATCGTGGTTCCGTTTGAGCTGACCGGTGCAGATACTATTGAGGACGCGATCCAGGCGGTTTCTGGCAAGAAAATCAAGATCAAGGACAAAGTACGTTCTGAACGGCACGATTGGTTAGGCCTGGCTAATAAAAATGCGCAGCAGAATCTTGAAAGTCACCTGGCGAGCAAGAGCCATTTAAACCAGCGATACGCACAACTTAAGGGTTTGCTGGACATTGAGCAACCCATCCTGCGTATGGAGTGTTTCGATATCAGCCATACCATGGGAGAGGCAACCGTCGCATCCTGTGTGGTATTTGGTCCGGAAGGGCCGGTGTTCAGTGAATACCGTCGGTACAATATCACTGGTATAGAGCCCGGGGATGATTATGCCGCCATGGCGATGGCTCTTGATAAGCGTTATCAGAAACTGGCGGAGGCAGATGCAGCGGAGGGGGCAGGCCGGATCTTATCATTATTGACGGGGGTAAGGGGCAGTTAG
- the uvrY gene encoding UvrY/SirA/GacA family response regulator transcription factor translates to MIRVLVADDHDLVRTGISRMLADVEGIEIVAQAVSGEDAISLYRELTPDVTLMDVRMPGIGGLEATRKICQINPHAKIIAVTVCMDDPFPTRLLEAGASGYVTKSSNITEMVTAIRTVFTGKKYISPEIAQQMALKAIEPDRASPFNQLSHREMQIALMIVNCEKVQTISDKLCLSPKTVNSYRYRMFEKLNITSDVELTHLAIRHDLVDTIE, encoded by the coding sequence TTGATACGAGTTCTGGTTGCGGATGATCATGATTTGGTGAGAACTGGAATTTCTCGCATGCTAGCTGATGTTGAGGGTATTGAAATTGTAGCCCAGGCTGTCAGCGGTGAAGATGCTATCAGCCTTTATCGGGAACTCACTCCGGATGTTACCTTAATGGATGTCAGAATGCCCGGCATTGGTGGGCTCGAAGCCACCCGGAAAATCTGCCAGATCAACCCTCATGCAAAAATTATTGCCGTAACCGTCTGCATGGATGACCCATTTCCCACCAGGCTTCTTGAAGCCGGTGCCTCAGGTTACGTCACCAAAAGTTCAAACATTACCGAAATGGTTACGGCCATTCGCACGGTATTTACCGGAAAGAAATACATTTCCCCGGAAATTGCCCAGCAAATGGCTTTAAAAGCTATAGAGCCAGACAGAGCGTCACCCTTCAATCAGCTCTCTCATCGCGAAATGCAAATAGCTCTTATGATTGTTAATTGCGAGAAAGTGCAGACCATATCCGATAAGTTATGCCTCAGTCCCAAAACGGTGAATAGCTATCGCTACCGGATGTTTGAAAAGCTGAATATCACCAGTGATGTCGAGCTGACACACCTGGCTATTCGCCATGACCTGGTAGATACCATAGAGTGA
- a CDS encoding electron transfer flavoprotein subunit alpha/FixB family protein, whose product MAILVVADHDNSTLGAGTLNTVAAATAIGGEIHLLVAGSGCSPVAEQASAVVGVSKVLLAENAALENRLAENVSLLVAELGKDYSHVLASTSTDARNMMPRVAALLDVDQISDIIRVESEDTFARPIYAGNAIATVQSSASIKVITVRNTGFDPVSAEGGSASVETVVSSHDAGVSSFVSEELAQSDRPELAAADIIVSGGRGMGNGENFELLYKVADKLGAAVGASRAAVDAGYVPNDMQVGQTGKIVAPKLYVAVGISGAIQHLAGMKDSKVIVAINKDEEAPIFQVADYSLVADLFEAIPELEGKL is encoded by the coding sequence ATGGCCATATTAGTCGTTGCTGATCATGATAACAGCACGCTCGGAGCGGGAACTCTGAACACGGTTGCAGCTGCCACCGCAATCGGGGGAGAGATTCACCTGCTGGTTGCAGGGTCCGGGTGTAGCCCAGTTGCAGAGCAGGCCTCTGCCGTAGTGGGTGTATCAAAAGTCTTGCTGGCTGAGAATGCTGCCCTGGAAAACCGACTGGCAGAAAATGTCAGTCTGCTGGTTGCTGAACTGGGCAAGGATTACTCTCACGTACTGGCATCCACCTCAACCGATGCCAGAAATATGATGCCACGGGTAGCGGCTTTGCTGGATGTTGATCAGATATCCGACATCATCCGTGTGGAAAGCGAAGATACCTTTGCCCGTCCGATCTACGCTGGTAATGCCATTGCCACGGTTCAGTCCAGTGCATCTATCAAGGTTATTACCGTTCGGAACACAGGTTTTGACCCGGTTTCTGCTGAAGGTGGATCTGCCAGTGTAGAAACTGTTGTCAGCAGTCATGATGCGGGAGTGTCGAGCTTTGTCAGCGAAGAGCTGGCTCAGTCTGACCGTCCTGAGCTGGCGGCTGCGGACATCATTGTGTCCGGTGGTCGTGGCATGGGTAATGGAGAGAACTTTGAGTTACTCTACAAAGTAGCGGACAAGCTTGGCGCCGCAGTCGGTGCTTCCCGTGCTGCCGTGGATGCAGGCTATGTACCCAATGACATGCAGGTGGGACAAACCGGTAAGATTGTTGCCCCCAAGCTGTACGTCGCCGTTGGTATCTCCGGAGCCATTCAGCATCTGGCTGGAATGAAGGACAGTAAAGTCATTGTTGCTATCAACAAAGATGAAGAAGCGCCTATATTCCAGGTTGCAGACTATAGTCTGGTAGCAGACCTGTTTGAAGCTATTCCGGAGCTTGAAGGCAAGCTCTGA
- a CDS encoding electron transfer flavoprotein subunit beta/FixA family protein, translated as MKILVAVKRVIDYNVKVRVKADNTDVDLTNVKMAINPFCEIAVEEAVRLKEKGVATEIVAVSLGAKECQEQIRTALALGADRGIQVQTDQPLGSLAVAKLLKAIVDEEKPDLVLLGKQSIDSDNGQTGQMLAALAGMSQATYASEVNVDGDNVNVTREVDGGLQTLSLKLPAVITTDLRLNEPRYASLPNIMKAKRKPLDVKSPEDLGVAVSSTLTTIKVEPPAERQAGIKVASVDELVEKLKNEAKVI; from the coding sequence ATGAAAATATTAGTAGCCGTCAAAAGAGTCATTGACTATAACGTCAAGGTTCGAGTGAAGGCGGATAACACTGACGTCGATCTCACCAACGTCAAAATGGCGATCAACCCTTTCTGTGAAATTGCTGTTGAAGAAGCAGTAAGACTCAAAGAGAAAGGTGTCGCTACAGAAATCGTTGCCGTATCCCTTGGTGCCAAAGAGTGCCAGGAGCAGATACGAACAGCGCTGGCTCTTGGTGCAGACCGAGGCATTCAGGTTCAGACTGATCAGCCCCTGGGTTCCCTGGCAGTTGCCAAACTGCTTAAGGCCATTGTGGATGAAGAAAAGCCTGACCTTGTTCTTCTGGGTAAACAATCCATCGACAGTGACAATGGCCAGACCGGTCAGATGCTTGCGGCACTTGCCGGTATGTCTCAGGCAACCTACGCCTCAGAGGTCAATGTTGACGGTGATAACGTTAACGTTACCCGTGAAGTGGACGGTGGTTTGCAGACGTTAAGCCTGAAGCTGCCCGCAGTGATTACCACGGATTTGCGTCTGAATGAGCCGCGTTACGCATCACTGCCCAACATTATGAAAGCCAAGCGTAAGCCTCTGGATGTCAAATCACCAGAAGATCTCGGCGTAGCAGTGTCGTCTACTTTAACGACGATCAAAGTAGAACCACCGGCTGAACGACAGGCGGGTATCAAGGTGGCCAGCGTGGATGAGCTGGTAGAAAAATTAAAAAATGAGGCGAAGGTGATCTAA
- a CDS encoding electron transfer flavoprotein-ubiquinone oxidoreductase, whose translation MERESMAFDVVIVGAGPSGLSAACRLMQLSQEQDKELSVCVVEKGSEVGAHIISGAVFEPTALNELFPNWKELGAPLHTPVSSDDIYVLRSEEKSIKVPNLFVPKTMHNEGNYIISLGNLTRWLAEQAESLGVEIFPGFAAQEVLFNDDGSVRGIATGDMGISASGDEKDSFMPGMELHAKYTLFSEGCRGHLGKQLISHFKLDEGRDPQHYGIGIKELWDIAPEKHQQGLVVHTAGWPLAESGSTGGGFLYHLENNQVVLGLITDLGYSNPHLSPFEEFQRFKKSPVIKQYLEGGKRVSYGARALAKGGPQSLPEMTFPGGLLIGCDAGTMNGAKIKGSHTAMKSGMIAAEEVFKSVSAGSEGGNKLESFDEAFKASWLYKELHQQRNFGPAMHKFGNIFGAAFAFADLNIFNGKLPFTLHDTTADYAQLKPAAESSPINYPKPDGVITFDRLSSVFLSNTNHEEDQPCHLKLKDATIPLKQNLPAYNEPAQRYCPAGVYEIVVDENSGENRFQINSQNCVHCKTCDIKDPAQNITWVAPEGAGGPNYPNM comes from the coding sequence ATGGAACGCGAATCCATGGCATTTGATGTCGTTATCGTGGGTGCAGGCCCTTCCGGCTTGTCAGCCGCCTGTCGGCTGATGCAATTGTCTCAGGAGCAGGACAAAGAACTCAGTGTCTGCGTTGTCGAGAAAGGCTCCGAAGTTGGCGCTCATATCATCTCGGGGGCCGTTTTTGAACCAACTGCGCTTAATGAGCTGTTTCCCAATTGGAAAGAGCTGGGTGCGCCGTTACATACCCCGGTTTCATCCGATGATATTTATGTACTTCGTTCTGAAGAAAAATCCATAAAAGTACCCAACCTGTTTGTGCCTAAAACCATGCACAATGAAGGGAATTACATCATCAGTCTCGGCAATCTCACCCGCTGGCTGGCGGAGCAGGCCGAGTCACTTGGGGTGGAAATTTTCCCGGGATTCGCCGCCCAGGAAGTGCTGTTTAACGACGATGGCAGTGTCAGGGGCATTGCCACCGGAGATATGGGGATTTCAGCTTCCGGTGACGAGAAAGACAGCTTTATGCCAGGTATGGAGCTGCACGCCAAATACACGCTCTTTTCCGAAGGATGCCGCGGGCATTTGGGCAAGCAACTTATCAGCCATTTTAAGCTGGATGAAGGGCGTGATCCTCAACATTACGGCATCGGCATTAAAGAGCTGTGGGATATCGCACCCGAGAAGCATCAACAGGGCCTGGTGGTTCATACTGCCGGCTGGCCACTGGCTGAAAGCGGGTCTACCGGTGGCGGATTCCTCTACCATCTGGAGAATAATCAGGTAGTACTGGGCCTTATTACTGATTTGGGCTATTCAAATCCGCATCTTAGCCCCTTTGAAGAGTTCCAGAGGTTCAAAAAGAGCCCTGTTATCAAACAATACCTGGAAGGTGGAAAACGGGTTTCCTATGGTGCAAGAGCACTGGCCAAAGGTGGGCCACAGTCATTACCTGAGATGACTTTTCCGGGCGGACTCTTGATTGGTTGTGACGCCGGAACCATGAATGGTGCCAAAATAAAAGGCTCCCATACCGCCATGAAGTCCGGCATGATTGCGGCAGAAGAAGTGTTCAAGTCGGTGAGTGCAGGCTCTGAGGGCGGCAATAAACTGGAATCCTTTGATGAGGCATTCAAAGCGTCCTGGCTTTATAAAGAACTGCATCAGCAGCGGAACTTCGGTCCGGCCATGCATAAATTTGGTAACATCTTTGGTGCCGCCTTTGCCTTTGCAGACCTCAATATTTTCAATGGCAAATTGCCATTCACCCTGCACGATACCACTGCGGATTACGCCCAGCTCAAGCCAGCGGCAGAGTCCAGCCCCATCAACTATCCAAAACCTGATGGTGTGATCACCTTTGACCGGTTGAGTTCAGTGTTCCTCTCGAATACCAATCACGAGGAAGATCAGCCTTGTCACCTGAAGCTTAAAGACGCAACCATTCCGCTTAAGCAAAACCTTCCGGCTTATAATGAGCCAGCACAAAGGTACTGCCCTGCCGGGGTTTATGAGATTGTGGTGGACGAGAATAGCGGAGAAAACCGGTTCCAGATCAACAGCCAGAACTGCGTTCACTGTAAAACCTGTGACATCAAGGATCCCGCTCAGAATATCACCTGGGTTGCCCCGGAAGGTGCTGGCGGGCCGAATTATCCAAACATGTGA
- a CDS encoding DUF1285 domain-containing protein, producing MNNGSKPENIVANLQFLNEKKGLPPVHSWNPPFCGDIDMRISRDGRWHYNGSPIGRESMVKLFASVLRHDDDGHYYLVTPVEKVRIQVDDAPFVAVSAEVRDGGNGPEYLFTTNVGDEVVLSNEHNLKMIKSIKTGEFVPYIRVRDRLDALVNRNVFYQLVSEAVETRVTGGIELSIRSQGQDYSLGVVEGG from the coding sequence GTGAACAATGGATCAAAGCCGGAAAATATTGTGGCAAATCTGCAGTTTTTGAATGAGAAAAAAGGATTGCCTCCTGTACACAGTTGGAACCCTCCTTTCTGTGGTGATATTGATATGCGCATCAGTCGGGATGGCCGTTGGCACTACAATGGCTCCCCCATTGGCAGGGAATCAATGGTGAAGCTGTTTGCTTCAGTTCTCAGGCATGATGATGATGGCCATTACTACCTGGTTACTCCGGTAGAAAAAGTAAGAATCCAGGTGGATGATGCGCCATTTGTTGCGGTTTCTGCAGAGGTTCGGGATGGTGGGAATGGACCCGAATACCTGTTTACCACCAATGTTGGTGATGAGGTAGTGCTAAGCAACGAACACAATCTGAAAATGATCAAAAGTATAAAAACCGGGGAATTTGTGCCTTATATCCGGGTTAGAGATCGACTGGATGCATTGGTAAATCGCAATGTGTTTTACCAGTTAGTGTCAGAGGCCGTTGAAACCCGGGTGACTGGGGGGATAGAGTTAAGCATTCGCAGTCAGGGGCAAGACTATTCCCTTGGAGTTGTTGAGGGTGGCTGA
- a CDS encoding YiiX/YebB-like N1pC/P60 family cysteine hydrolase: MELFKMVAGCLTDWLSHNVQERTSPLCDFERVRHEIKPCDVLLVEGRSRVSRVIKQTTQSPWSHAMLYLGRLHDIEDDRIRQIVSESYGGSPDEQLIIESELGIGTAIQPLKNYEGEHLRICRPKGLSYSDSQKVIHYATSRLGMDYNVRQILDLARFFFPYSFLPRRLGSSLFQHSPGQETKTVCSTMIAEAFSFIHFPILPLVKHDGDAGVQLFQRNPKLCTPRDFDYSPYFQIIKYPFLDYSHHADYRLLPWHGQRVLEGREADFYMSSQQIEQLQKESTVDHEVLGDAAPPLSR; this comes from the coding sequence ATGGAACTCTTCAAAATGGTTGCGGGATGCCTTACAGACTGGCTAAGCCACAACGTTCAGGAAAGAACAAGCCCCCTGTGTGATTTTGAACGAGTCAGGCATGAAATTAAGCCCTGCGATGTTCTGTTGGTGGAAGGAAGATCCAGAGTCAGCCGGGTTATCAAGCAAACCACTCAAAGCCCCTGGTCCCATGCCATGCTTTATCTTGGCCGCCTCCATGACATTGAGGACGACAGAATTCGCCAGATTGTCAGTGAATCCTATGGCGGCTCCCCTGATGAACAACTGATTATTGAGAGTGAACTGGGAATCGGTACCGCCATCCAGCCCCTGAAAAACTATGAAGGGGAGCATTTGCGGATATGCCGACCTAAAGGTCTGAGCTACAGCGACAGCCAGAAAGTCATACACTACGCAACCAGCCGCCTGGGTATGGATTACAATGTCAGGCAGATTCTTGATCTTGCCCGGTTTTTCTTCCCCTACTCTTTCCTGCCCAGAAGACTTGGCTCCTCGTTATTTCAGCACTCTCCGGGCCAGGAAACAAAAACCGTCTGCTCAACAATGATTGCTGAAGCTTTTAGTTTTATCCACTTTCCCATCCTGCCCCTGGTTAAACACGATGGCGATGCCGGCGTACAACTCTTTCAACGAAATCCAAAGCTGTGCACGCCCCGTGACTTCGATTACTCCCCCTACTTTCAGATTATCAAGTATCCATTTCTCGATTACAGCCATCACGCAGATTATCGACTATTGCCCTGGCATGGTCAGCGGGTGCTGGAGGGTCGAGAAGCGGATTTTTATATGTCTTCCCAGCAAATTGAGCAGCTACAAAAAGAAAGCACTGTGGATCATGAGGTTTTGGGGGATGCCGCTCCCCCTCTCTCCCGATAA
- a CDS encoding 4a-hydroxytetrahydrobiopterin dehydratase codes for MNDWVSCQYDNIDHIEKSFGFKKYSRALAFCNAIACLAEAHVHHPRIVIEWGKVIIAWGTHQSDEGSGVLAIDRALAQRCDTLYEQMNAPVS; via the coding sequence ATGAATGACTGGGTTTCCTGTCAGTATGACAACATTGATCATATTGAAAAATCCTTCGGCTTTAAAAAATACTCTCGAGCTTTGGCATTTTGTAACGCCATTGCCTGCCTAGCTGAAGCTCATGTCCACCATCCGCGAATTGTTATTGAGTGGGGCAAGGTAATTATTGCCTGGGGAACCCATCAATCCGATGAGGGTAGTGGCGTGCTGGCTATTGATCGGGCATTGGCACAGCGTTGCGATACTTTATATGAACAGATGAATGCCCCCGTTTCCTGA
- the aat gene encoding leucyl/phenylalanyl-tRNA--protein transferase — MPETITLLPDHVIGFPPLEHALKQPDGLLAIGGNLAVDTLVMAYQQGIFPWFNEGDPILWWSPSPRMVLKPGELYLSRSLRKLLRKELYRVTFDYDFAAVITACSSIRRDSEGTWITDEMIDAYTALHDAGHAHSVEVWQEDRLVGGLYGVAQGRIFFAESMFSRESNTSKIAMAALSEQLLTWQFELIDCQVYSDHLDSLGAKLISRSRFVDYLDRYCSQAPSCSDWKQEWQWNDLR, encoded by the coding sequence ATGCCTGAGACAATAACACTTTTGCCGGATCATGTTATCGGCTTTCCTCCCCTTGAGCATGCGCTTAAACAGCCGGACGGGCTTTTGGCTATTGGGGGCAATCTTGCGGTGGACACTTTGGTAATGGCTTACCAGCAAGGCATTTTTCCCTGGTTTAATGAGGGCGATCCTATTTTATGGTGGTCACCCTCCCCACGAATGGTGCTGAAACCGGGGGAGCTGTATTTATCCCGATCATTGCGCAAGCTGCTGCGAAAAGAGCTCTACCGGGTTACTTTTGATTACGACTTTGCAGCGGTTATAACGGCCTGCTCAAGTATCCGCAGGGACTCAGAAGGAACCTGGATTACCGATGAGATGATTGACGCCTACACAGCTTTGCATGATGCCGGGCATGCACACTCTGTTGAGGTCTGGCAAGAAGACAGGCTGGTTGGAGGGCTTTATGGGGTAGCTCAAGGGCGAATTTTTTTCGCGGAATCCATGTTCAGCCGAGAGAGCAATACTTCCAAAATTGCCATGGCAGCCCTTTCTGAACAACTTTTAACCTGGCAGTTTGAGCTGATTGATTGTCAGGTCTATTCAGACCATTTGGACTCTCTTGGGGCAAAATTGATTTCAAGATCCAGATTTGTAGATTATTTGGACCGCTATTGCTCACAGGCACCTTCCTGTTCAGACTGGAAACAGGAATGGCAATGGAATGACCTTCGATAA
- a CDS encoding arginyltransferase, whose protein sequence is MSQYKNIKFYATQPHECSYLPEEQATTLFMDPEIPLNKELCSDLADVGFRRSGQHIYRPHCHRCRACIPARIPVDAFQMRRTQRKTWNRNSALRVAKVSADFQDEHYLLYEKYINQCHQDGDMYPATIEQYTSFLVESTEFTAFYEFRLDGQLLAVSVVDHLRSSLSAIYTFYDPDCSQRSLGRYCILWLIDHARKLGLPYLHLGYWIRKCQKMNYKIEYRPVELYVSQEWRQLK, encoded by the coding sequence ATGAGCCAGTACAAAAATATCAAATTTTATGCCACACAACCCCATGAATGCAGCTACCTGCCTGAGGAGCAGGCAACCACACTATTTATGGATCCGGAAATTCCGCTGAACAAAGAGTTGTGCAGTGATCTTGCCGACGTTGGATTTCGACGAAGTGGCCAGCATATTTACCGCCCACACTGTCACCGCTGCAGGGCCTGCATACCGGCAAGAATCCCCGTAGATGCCTTTCAAATGAGAAGAACGCAGCGAAAGACCTGGAATCGCAACTCTGCACTCAGGGTTGCCAAGGTATCTGCAGACTTTCAGGATGAGCATTATCTGCTCTATGAAAAGTATATCAATCAATGCCACCAGGATGGTGATATGTATCCTGCAACGATTGAACAGTACACCTCTTTTCTGGTTGAAAGCACCGAATTTACCGCATTTTATGAGTTTCGTCTGGACGGACAACTGCTTGCAGTATCGGTGGTGGATCATTTACGCAGCAGTCTTTCCGCAATTTACACCTTCTACGATCCGGATTGCTCACAACGCAGCCTTGGTCGATATTGTATTTTATGGCTTATCGATCATGCCAGAAAACTCGGGCTACCCTATCTCCATCTGGGTTATTGGATCCGGAAATGCCAGAAAATGAATTACAAAATCGAATACCGCCCCGTGGAGCTTTATGTCAGTCAGGAATGGCGACAATTGAAATAA
- the infA gene encoding translation initiation factor IF-1, with translation MAKEESLEMEGVVIDTLPNTMFRVELENGHVVTAHISGKMRKNYIRILTGDRVKVELTPYDLTKGRITYRSR, from the coding sequence ATGGCAAAAGAAGAGAGTCTGGAAATGGAGGGTGTCGTTATTGACACCCTTCCTAATACGATGTTTCGTGTAGAACTGGAAAATGGCCATGTTGTTACCGCGCACATCTCCGGAAAAATGCGCAAGAACTACATCCGCATTCTGACTGGTGACCGGGTGAAGGTAGAGCTGACGCCATACGACCTGACGAAAGGCCGTATCACTTACCGTTCTCGCTAA